The Sparus aurata chromosome 10, fSpaAur1.1, whole genome shotgun sequence genome includes the window atgctaactgctgctagctgtaacTGCAGTTACAACAAGTGTATTTATACTAAGTGCTCTGCGTACCCAGCAAATATCCTGTCTGATTCTCCCTGacagatatctactgaagttagcatgctagcaatGGCCAAtcccggtccaaagctcctgtgctagcgtcGTTAACACCAACAATCCCCGGGTGCTTCAAAcactgcatggctaactgaaaCTGAGCTGCTGGTCTGGTCATAAAATCAGTTTGGCACCAGTTTCCCATGATGCATTATTTCTCTATGAGTAACCATGGTGACCTACCTTCAGTTGACTCTGTTGTGATGACGTTGTGTTCCTCATGTCCTCTGTTTTCTCCACGAGAGGTCACATTCAAGACAAAATGTTCTGTGGGAATAAAAATCAGGAGGCTGTTAGATTCTGATGTCTGACCCGTGTGGCAGTAACATGTTTCCATCCTGCACTGCAGCAGAGTTCAGCTCACCTGTGGTCTGCAGCATCCATCTCCTCGTTATCTTGTTATAATTAGCAGCCAGATCACACCAGTAGTTTCCAGAGTCTTCAGTcctgagtctggacacatgaagtctgatCCGTCCGTCTCTGAGGGCGTCTTTGTCACACTGGACTCGTCCTGCAAACTGTGGATCCTGAGACTCTGGGAAGTCGACGCTTTTAACCATTTGATACAAAAGCTTCACAGGGTTTGACTGGAGAAAACAACGCATGTTGGTGAGAGACATGTTGGTTTTGATGGTACTGTCCCATCTGATGGTGATGTCATCGTCCTCCTCTGCCTGATAGAAGGTCGGTGTCTTTTTCCCAGCAGACGTCACTGCAGACAAGAgagaggacaaagagagacatcATGTGGACTAACATCAAACCTCACCTCATTTCATCCTGAAACACTTTTATCAATGAACTGAGAGATCCTGGAGCCGCCTGAGTGTTCAGTCCGAAAGCAGCAACCTAGATGTTGTCCTCATCGTGTCAAGTAAGTGATAACACCCGACTAGGTGTCCATTATCAGGAATTAAAGGGCCACTTATATCATGTCACttgctaaacaaacaaaaaacaaacaaaaaaaacaaa containing:
- the LOC115590618 gene encoding uncharacterized protein LOC115590618; this encodes MILMVLLVVLTSSVCVTSAGKKTPTFYQAEEDDDITIRWDSTIKTNMSLTNMRCFLQSNPVKLLYQMVKSVDFPESQDPQFAGRVQCDKDALRDGRIRLHVSRLRTEDSGNYWCDLAANYNKITRRWMLQTTEHFVLNVTSRGENRGHEEHNVITTESTEGGGLSKRNRLITGLCVGIFLMILLVVGAVYVYWRHKRQKQIKKQPVTRDLLKGNRC